The following are encoded together in the Heliangelus exortis chromosome 15, bHelExo1.hap1, whole genome shotgun sequence genome:
- the LOC139803242 gene encoding protocadherin beta-16-like codes for MVGAPQDGGWLFWRLLACGRRSGGRQRQVILFLVCVCVWRSGAESLRYSVAEEMERDSFVGNIAEELGVAPSQLSARKARVVSEGNEQLFRLEPSTGVLTVKESLDREEICPQSATCTLHFKIFLENPLQLMRGEVEVRDVNDNSPVFPVKEMVLKIPETTPPGSHFPLQSAQDKDVGINGLQNYSLEANPHFSLSLGKGKDGAKYAELVLERYLDREEQRELNLLLTATDGGSPPRSGTARVRIVVLDANDNIPKFDRELYEVRVAENSPPGQLLVRVVAADPDEGSYGKVLYAFTQISVEAQKLFELNPETGEIRIAGNLDFEEAKSHEMVVTATDGGGLSAHCKVQVEVLDVNDNAPEIALTSVSASIPEDAPPRSVVALLSVRDRDSGENGRTECWIDGDSPFSLTATFANEYEVRTTGALDRERRAEYNISVRARDWGRRRLSSREVIWVQISDVNDNAPEFSREVYTLWVVENNSPMVRVGSVSARDADAGSNARVTYAVLREEGEERPRVSVNSASGEVYVVRALDYEEVRALEVSVVAADGGSPSLSARAVVRVVVRDENDNAPVVLHPSSESRLRWGEVVPRGSPSGYLVAKVVAVDADAGQNAWLSYEVWKATEPGLFRVGLHSGEVRTARAVSERDASRQRLVVLVRDRGQPPRSATATLGIALVDGFSDAHWRGGEDEAAAAEAEAAGSESEGPLTLYLIASLACVSALLVATAVAAVVAKVRGARAESLPTFPAAVPESTAGSLPRSYVYDICFAGGTVNSEFRFLRPLLPCFPAGLPPGPGEQRSSVCSQEATNLGEEGDWAAQVRGIAEMGLWQSCVETRRE; via the coding sequence ATGGTGGGAGCCCCGCAGGACGGTGGATGGCTTTTCTGGAGGCTGCTGGCGTGTGGGAGACGGAGCGGAGGCAGGCAGAGGCAAGTGATCTTGTTTCTTGTGTGCGTTTGCGTGTGGCGGAGCGGGGCCGAAAGCCTGCGGTATTCTGTGGCGGAGGAAATGGAGAGGGACTCGTTTGTGGGCAAcattgcagaggagctgggggtggctcCGAGCCAGCTGTCGGCTCGCAAGGCCCGCGTTGTGTCCGAGGGGAACGAGCAGCTTTTCCGGCTCGAGCCGAGCACCGGCGTCCTGACAGTAAAGGAGTCTCTGGACCGGGAGGAGATCTGCCCGCAGAGCGCTACCTGCACGCTGCATTTTAAGATCTTCCTTGAGAATCCGTTGCAGCTGATGCGAGGGGAGGTGGAGGTTCGTGACGTGAACGACAATTCCCCCGTGTTCCCGGTGAAGGAGATGGTTTTAAAGATTCCCGAAACGACACCTCCCGGGTCCcattttcctctgcaaagcGCCCAAGATAAGGACGTGGGCATCAATGGTTTGCAGAACTACAGCCTGGAGGCCAATCCgcatttctccctctctctcggAAAAGGGAAAGACGGAGCAAAATACGCAGAGCTCGTGCTCGAGCGTTATCTGGACCGGGAAGAGCAGCGAGAGCTGAATTTACTGCTGACGGCCACCGACGGGGGCTCCCCACCCAGGTCGGGCACGGCTCGGGTCCGCATCGTGGTGCTGGATGCCAATGACAACATTCCGAAATTCGACCGAGAACTCTACGAGGTGCGAGTGGCTGAGAACAGTCCCCCGGGACAGCTGCTGGTCAGAGTGGTAGCCGCGGATCCTGACGAAGGGTCCTATGGGAAGGTGCTTTACGCCTTCACCCAGATATCTGTGGAAGCTCAGAAGCTCTTCGAGCTGAACCCCGAAACCGGAGAGATTCGGATCGCAGGCAACCTGGACTTCGAGGAAGCGAAAAGCCACGAGATGGTGGTGACAGCCACAGACGGCGGGGGTCTGTCTGCGCATTGCAAAGTGCAGGTGGAGGTGCTGGACGTGAATGACAACGCCCCGGAGATAGCGCTGACGTCCGTCAGCGCCTCGATCCCCGAGGACGCGCCGCCCCGCAGCGTGGTGGCCCTGTTGAGCGTGCGGGACCGCGACTCCGGCGAGAACGGGAGGACGGAGTGCTGGATCGACGGGGACTCGCCCTTCAGCCTGACGGCCACGTTTGCCAACGAGTACGAGGTGCGAACAACGGGGGCGCtggacagggagaggagggcGGAGTATAACATCAGCGTGAGGGCCCGGGACTGGGGCAGGAGGCGGCTGAGCTCGCGGGAAGTGATCTGGGTGCAGATCTCGGACGTGAACGACAACGCGCCCGAGTTCAGCCGGGAGGTTTACACGCTGTGGGTGGTGGAGAACAACAGCCCGATGGTGCGCGTGGGGAGCGTGTCGGCGAGGGACGCGGACGCGGGGAGCAACGCGCGCGTGACGTACGCGGTGTTGCGCGAGGAGGGCGAGGAGCGTCCGCGCGTGTCGGTGAACTCGGCGAGCGGGGAGGTTTACGTGGTGCGGGCGCTGGACTACGAGGAGGTGCGCGCCTTGGAGGTGTCGGTGGTGGCTGCCGACGGGGGCTCTCCGTCGCTGAGCGCGCGGGCGGTGGTGCGCGTGGTGGTGCGGGACGAGAACGACAACGCGCCGGTGGTGCTGCACCCGTCGTCGGAGAGCAGGCTGCGGTGGGGCGAGGTGGTGCCGCGCGGGTCTCCGTCGGGCTACCTGGTGGCCAAGGTGGTGGCGGTGGACGCGGACGCGGGTCAGAACGCGTGGCTGTCGTACGAGGTGTGGAAGGCGACGGAGCCGGGTCTGTTCCGCGTGGGGCTGCACAGCGGCGAGGTGCGGACGGCGCGGGCCGTGTCGGAGAGGGACGCGTCCCGGCAgaggctggtggtgctggtgcgAGACCGCGGGCAGCCGCCGCGCTCGGCCACCGCCACGCTGGGCATCGCCCTGGTGGACGGCTTCTCCGACGCGCATTGGCGGGGCGGCGAGGacgaggcggcggcggcggaggcggAGGCGGCGGGGTCGGAGTCGGAGGGGCCGCTGACCCTCTACCTGATCGCCTCGCTGGCCTGCGTGTCGGCGCTGTTGGTGGCCACCGCCGTGGCGGCGGTGGTGGCGAAGGTGCGTGGGGCGCGGGCCGAGAGCTTGCCCACGTTCCCCGCGGCTGTGCCGGAGAGCACGGCGGGCTCCCTGCCCCGCAGCTACGTCTACGACATCTGCTTCGCCGGCGGCACCGTCAACAGCGAGTTCCGCTTCCTCAGGCCGCTCTTGCCCTGCTTCCCCGCCGGGCTGCCCCCGGGCCCGGGCGAGCAGCGCAGCTCCGTGTGCTCGCAGGAGGCGACCAACCTCGGCGAAGAAGGCGACTGGGCTGCCCAGGTGAGGGGGATCGCCGAGATGGGGCTATGGCAATCGTGCGTGGAAACGAGGAGGGAATAG
- the LOC139803243 gene encoding protocadherin beta-16-like: MVGAPQDGGWLFWRLLACGRRSGGRQRQVILFLVCVCVWRSGAESLRYSVAEEMERDSFVGNIAEELGVAPSQLSARKARVVSEGNEQLFRLEPSTGVLTVKESLDREEICPQSATCTLHFKIFLENPLQLMRGEVEVRDVNDNSPVFPVKEMVLKIPETTLLGSHFPLENARDEDVGINGLQNYSLEANPHFSLSLGKGKDGAKYAELVLERHLDREEQRELNLLLTATDGGSPPRSGTARIRIVVLDANDNNPKFDQDIYEVRVSENSPLGQLVVRVVAADPDEGSNGKVLYAFTKTAEKTRQLFELNPETGEIRVAGNLDFEDMKSHEMTVTATDGGGLSAHCKVQVEVLDVNDNAPEIALTSVSASIPEDAPPRSVVALLSVRDRDSGENGRTECWIDGDSPFSLTATFANEYEVRTTGALDRERRAEYNISVRARDWGRRRLSSREVIRVQISDVNDNAPEFSREVYTLWVVENNSPMVRVGSVSARDADAGSNARVTYAVLREEGEERPRVSVNSASGEVYVVRALDYEEVRALEVSVVAADGGSPSLSARAVVRVVVRDENDNAPVVLHPSPESRLRWGEVVPRGSPSGYLVAKVVAVDADAGQNAWLSYEVWKATEPGLFRVGLHSGEVRTARAVSERDASRQRLVVLVRDRGQPPRSATATLGIALVDGFSDAHWRGGEDEAAAAESEAAGSGSESEGPLTLYLIASLACVSALLVATAVAAVVAKVRGARAESLPTFPAAVPESTAGSLPRSYVYDICFAGGTVNSEFRFLRPLLPCFPAGLPPGPGEQRSSVCSQEATNLGGEGDWAAQVRGIAEMGLWQSCGETRRE, from the coding sequence ATGGTGGGAGCCCCGCAGGACGGTGGATGGCTTTTCTGGAGGCTGCTGGCGTGTGGGAGACGGAGCGGAGGCAGGCAGAGGCAAGTGATCTTGTTTCTTGTGTGCGTTTGCGTGTGGCGGAGCGGGGCCGAAAGCCTGCGGTATTCTGTGGCGGAGGAAATGGAGAGGGACTCGTTTGTGGGCAAcattgcagaggagctgggggtggctcCGAGCCAGCTGTCGGCTCGCAAGGCCCGCGTTGTGTCCGAGGGGAACGAGCAGCTTTTCCGGCTCGAGCCGAGCACCGGCGTCCTGACAGTAAAGGAGTCTCTGGACCGGGAGGAGATCTGCCCGCAGAGCGCTACCTGCACGCTGCATTTTAAGATCTTCCTTGAGAATCCGTTGCAGCTGATGCGAGGGGAGGTGGAGGTTCGTGACGTGAATGACAATTCCCCCGTGTTCCCGGTGAAGGAGATGGTTTTAAAGATTCCCGAAACGACACTTCTCGGGTCTCATTTCCCTCTAGAAAACGCCCGAGACGAGGACGTGGGCATTAATGGTTTGCAGAACTACAGCCTGGAGGCCAATCCgcatttctccctctctctcggAAAAGGGAAAGACGGAGCAAAATACGCAGAGCTCGTGCTGGAGCGTCATCTGGACCGAGAAGAGCAGCGAGAGCTGAATTTATTGCTGACGGCCACCGACGGGGGCTCTCCACCCAGGTCGGGAACGGCTCGGATCCGCATCGTGGTGCTGGATGCCAATGACAACAACCCGAAATTCGATCAGGATATATATGAAGTACGGGTGTCCGAAAACAGTCCCCTGGGACAGCTGGTGGTCAGAGTGGTAGCCGCGGATCCTGACGAAGGGTCCAACGGAAAGGTGCTTTATGCCTTCAccaagacagcagaaaaaactCGGCAGCTCTTCGAGCTGAACCCTGAAACTGGAGAGATTCGTGTGGCGGGCAACCTGGACTTCGAGGACATGAAAAGCCACGAGATGACGGTGACAGCCACCGACGGCGGGGGTCTGTCTGCGCACTGCAAAGTGCAGGTGGAGGTGCTGGATGTGAATGACAACGCCCCGGAGATAGCGCTGACGTCCGTCAGCGCCTCGATCCCCGAGGACGCGCCGCCCCGCAGCGTGGTGGCCCTGTTGAGCGTGCGGGACCGCGACTCCGGCGAGAACGGGAGGACGGAGTGCTGGATCGACGGGGACTCGCCCTTCAGCCTGACGGCCACGTTTGCCAACGAGTACGAGGTGCGAACAACGGGGGCGCtggacagggagaggagggcGGAGTATAACATCAGCGTGAGGGCCCGGGACTGGGGCAGGAGGCGGCTGAGCTCGCGGGAAGTGATCCGGGTGCAGATCTCGGACGTGAACGACAACGCGCCCGAGTTCAGCCGGGAGGTTTACACGCTGTGGGTGGTGGAGAACAACAGCCCGATGGTGCGCGTGGGGAGCGTGTCGGCGAGGGACGCGGACGCGGGGAGCAACGCGCGCGTGACGTACGCGGTGTTGCGCGAGGAGGGCGAGGAGCGTCCGCGCGTGTCGGTGAACTCGGCGAGCGGGGAGGTTTACGTGGTGCGGGCGCTGGACTACGAGGAGGTGCGCGCCTTGGAGGTGTCGGTGGTGGCTGCCGACGGGGGCTCTCCGTCGCTGAGCGCGCGGGCGGTGGTGCGCGTGGTGGTGCGGGACGAGAACGACAACGCGCCGGTGGTGCTGCACCCGTCGCCGGAGAGCAGGCTGCGGTGGGGCGAGGTGGTGCCGCGCGGGTCTCCGTCGGGCTACCTGGTGGCCAAGGTGGTGGCGGTGGACGCGGACGCGGGTCAGAACGCGTGGCTGTCGTACGAGGTGTGGAAGGCGACGGAGCCGGGTCTGTTCCGCGTGGGGCTGCACAGCGGCGAGGTGCGGACGGCGCGGGCCGTGTCGGAGAGGGACGCGTCCCGGCAgaggctggtggtgctggtgcgAGACCGCGGGCAGCCGCCGCGCTCGGCCACCGCCACGCTGGGCATCGCCCTGGTGGACGGCTTCTCCGACGCGCATTGGCGGGGCGGCGAGGacgaggcggcggcggcggagtCGGAGGCGGCGGGGTCGGGGTCGGAGTCGGAGGGGCCGCTGACCCTCTACCTGATCGCCTCGCTGGCCTGCGTGTCGGCGCTGTTGGTGGCCACCGCCGTGGCGGCGGTGGTGGCGAAGGTGCGTGGGGCGCGGGCCGAGAGCTTGCCCACGTTCCCCGCGGCTGTGCCGGAGAGCACGGCGGGCTCCCTGCCCCGCAGCTACGTCTACGACATCTGCTTCGCCGGCGGCACCGTCAACAGCGAGTTCCGCTTCCTCAGGCCGCTCTTGCCCTGCTTCCCCGCCGGGCTGCCCCCGGGCCCGGGCGAGCAGCGCAGCTCCGTGTGCTCTCAGGAGGCGACCAACCTCGGCGGAGAAGGCGACTGGGCTGCCCAGGTGAGGGGGATCGCCGAGATGGGGCTGTGGCAATCGTGCGGGGAAACGAGGAGGGAATAG